The following are encoded in a window of Centroberyx gerrardi isolate f3 chromosome 1, fCenGer3.hap1.cur.20231027, whole genome shotgun sequence genomic DNA:
- the rassf10b gene encoding ras association domain-containing protein 10 isoform X2: MESEESKISVWVCREEKLVLGLSKRTTCADVVKVLLDDQNLLLSLSAAMLSGSSQSYCIVEKWRGFERILPNKTKILRLWGAWGEEQENVRFVLVKSEASLANHGPRSAEARVVLSKQSPCVFRGPAAAPMGLISPEKQRRIVRKAFRKLEKINKKRAQAASRDTTSSAEKIETLVHLVVSQDHTIRQQLQRIKELDTEIEKYEAKVHLDRMERHGINYVQDTYLVDAAGTVDAPCSHEGEPLLETLAKFEDYARRCEEVVRLQEELSEHEALMDNITVQIQEELNHRWMKRRQEELHCKDAEPRTGESASPLEEEERVKTQLDTSLYIGLRLNTDLEAIRGDLNLTQEIWGAREQEIKDLLEKVNTLDIEEGTPGEERCNSVTAKTGRMCTLETKSGWVEQARGFSKTHSVNDDDSDTGLSSLHSQDSDSQPVCESLV, translated from the exons ATGGAGTCGGAGGAAAGTAAGATATCCGTGTGGGTTTGCCGCGAGGAAAAGCTCGTGCTCGGCTTGTCAAAGCGCACTACCTGTGCTGATGTAGTCAAGGTGCTTCTGGACGATCAAAACTTGCTGCTCAGCCTCTCGGCGGCGATGCTCTCCGGATCGTCCCAGTCCTATTGCATcgtggagaaatggagaggTTTCGAGAGGATTTTGCCCAACAAAACCAAGATTTTACGCCTGTGGGGCGCgtggggagaggagcaggagaatgTCAGGTTCGTGCTGGTGAAAAGCGAGGCGTCCCTGGCGAACCACGGCCCCCGGAGCGCAGAGGCGCGGGTGGTGCTGAGCAAGCAGAGCCCCTGTGTCTTCAGGGGCCCCGCAGCGGCTCCCATGGGCCTCATCTCCCCGGAGAAACAGCGGCGGATTGTCAGGAAAGCTTTCAGAAAGTTGGAAAAGATCAATAAGAAGAGAGCGCAGGCGGCGTCCCGAGACACGACGTCCTCTGCGGAGAAAATTGAAACTTTGGTTCACCTTGTGGTTTCCCAGGATCACACGATCCGCCAGCAGCTCCAGAGAATTAAAGAGCTGGACACGGAGATTGAAAAGTACGAGGCAAAAGTTCACTTGGACAGAATGGAGAGGCATGGGATTAATTATGTACAAGACACGTATTTAGTGGATGCTGCTGGGACTGTTGATGCGCCCTGCAGCCACGAGGGAGAACCACTGTTGGAGACTCTCGCCAAGTTTGAGGACTACGCGCGGCGATGCGAGGAGGTGGTGAGACTACAGGAGGAGCTGTCGGAGCACGAAGCCCTCATGGACAACATCACCGTGCAGATCCAGGAGGAGCTGAACCACCGGTGGATGAAGCGGAGACAAGAGGAGCTCCACTGCAAAGACGCCGAGCCCAGGACCGGCGAGAGCGCATCACCC ctggaagaagaagagagggtcAAAACGCAGCTTGATACGAGTTTATACATTGGGCTGCGCCTCAACACGGATTTAGAAGCTATTAGGGGCGATTTAAACCTGACCCAGGAGATTTGGGGGGCGAGGGAACAGGAGATAAAGGATTTGCTGGAGAAAGTGAACACGTTGGATATAGAAGAAGGGACACCCGGTGAGGAGAGATGTAACTCGGTGACAGCTAAGACAGGGAGGATGTGCACTTTGGAGACGAAGAGCGGGTGGGTGGAGCAGGCCAGGGGTTTCTCCAAAACTCACAGTGTTAACGACGACGACTCAGACACAGGTTTAAGCTCTTTGCACAGTCAGGACTCAGACAGCCAGCCTGTGTGTGAGTCACTGGTCTAG
- the rassf10b gene encoding ras association domain-containing protein 10 isoform X1 — translation MESEESKISVWVCREEKLVLGLSKRTTCADVVKVLLDDQNLLLSLSAAMLSGSSQSYCIVEKWRGFERILPNKTKILRLWGAWGEEQENVRFVLVKSEASLANHGPRSAEARVVLSKQSPCVFRGPAAAPMGLISPEKQRRIVRKAFRKLEKINKKRAQAASRDTTSSAEKIETLVHLVVSQDHTIRQQLQRIKELDTEIEKYEAKVHLDRMERHGINYVQDTYLVDAAGTVDAPCSHEGEPLLETLAKFEDYARRCEEVVRLQEELSEHEALMDNITVQIQEELNHRWMKRRQEELHCKDAEPRTGESASPVPTSDSEADTSSENELEEEERVKTQLDTSLYIGLRLNTDLEAIRGDLNLTQEIWGAREQEIKDLLEKVNTLDIEEGTPGEERCNSVTAKTGRMCTLETKSGWVEQARGFSKTHSVNDDDSDTGLSSLHSQDSDSQPVCESLV, via the coding sequence ATGGAGTCGGAGGAAAGTAAGATATCCGTGTGGGTTTGCCGCGAGGAAAAGCTCGTGCTCGGCTTGTCAAAGCGCACTACCTGTGCTGATGTAGTCAAGGTGCTTCTGGACGATCAAAACTTGCTGCTCAGCCTCTCGGCGGCGATGCTCTCCGGATCGTCCCAGTCCTATTGCATcgtggagaaatggagaggTTTCGAGAGGATTTTGCCCAACAAAACCAAGATTTTACGCCTGTGGGGCGCgtggggagaggagcaggagaatgTCAGGTTCGTGCTGGTGAAAAGCGAGGCGTCCCTGGCGAACCACGGCCCCCGGAGCGCAGAGGCGCGGGTGGTGCTGAGCAAGCAGAGCCCCTGTGTCTTCAGGGGCCCCGCAGCGGCTCCCATGGGCCTCATCTCCCCGGAGAAACAGCGGCGGATTGTCAGGAAAGCTTTCAGAAAGTTGGAAAAGATCAATAAGAAGAGAGCGCAGGCGGCGTCCCGAGACACGACGTCCTCTGCGGAGAAAATTGAAACTTTGGTTCACCTTGTGGTTTCCCAGGATCACACGATCCGCCAGCAGCTCCAGAGAATTAAAGAGCTGGACACGGAGATTGAAAAGTACGAGGCAAAAGTTCACTTGGACAGAATGGAGAGGCATGGGATTAATTATGTACAAGACACGTATTTAGTGGATGCTGCTGGGACTGTTGATGCGCCCTGCAGCCACGAGGGAGAACCACTGTTGGAGACTCTCGCCAAGTTTGAGGACTACGCGCGGCGATGCGAGGAGGTGGTGAGACTACAGGAGGAGCTGTCGGAGCACGAAGCCCTCATGGACAACATCACCGTGCAGATCCAGGAGGAGCTGAACCACCGGTGGATGAAGCGGAGACAAGAGGAGCTCCACTGCAAAGACGCCGAGCCCAGGACCGGCGAGAGCGCATCACCCGTCCCGACCTCGGACAGCGAGGCGGACACTTCATCAGAAAACGAgctggaagaagaagagagggtcAAAACGCAGCTTGATACGAGTTTATACATTGGGCTGCGCCTCAACACGGATTTAGAAGCTATTAGGGGCGATTTAAACCTGACCCAGGAGATTTGGGGGGCGAGGGAACAGGAGATAAAGGATTTGCTGGAGAAAGTGAACACGTTGGATATAGAAGAAGGGACACCCGGTGAGGAGAGATGTAACTCGGTGACAGCTAAGACAGGGAGGATGTGCACTTTGGAGACGAAGAGCGGGTGGGTGGAGCAGGCCAGGGGTTTCTCCAAAACTCACAGTGTTAACGACGACGACTCAGACACAGGTTTAAGCTCTTTGCACAGTCAGGACTCAGACAGCCAGCCTGTGTGTGAGTCACTGGTCTAG